A genomic segment from Tachysurus fulvidraco isolate hzauxx_2018 chromosome 21, HZAU_PFXX_2.0, whole genome shotgun sequence encodes:
- the skp1 gene encoding S-phase kinase-associated protein 1, translating to MPTIKLQSSDGEMFEVDVEIAKQSVTIKTMLEDLGMDDEGDDDPVPLPNVNAAILKKVIQWCTHHKDDPPPPEDDENKEKRTDDIPVWDQEFLKVDQGTLFELILAANYLDIKGLLDVTCKTVANMIKGKTPEEIRKTFNIKNDFTEEEEAQVRKENQWCEEK from the exons ATGCCAACAATTAAGCTGCAGAGCTCCGACGGAGAGATGTTTGAAGTGGATGTTGAAATCGCCAAACAATCTGTCACTATAAAAACAATGTTGGAAG ATTTAGGCATGGATGATGAAGGGGATGATGATCCTGTTCCTCTCCCAAATGTCAATGCAGCCATTCTCAAAAAG GTAATTCAGTGGTGCACACATCACAAAGATGATCCCCCACCTCCTGAGGATGATGAGAACAAAGAGAAAAGGACTGATGACATCCCTGTGTGGGATCaggagtttctcaaagtggaccAGGGCACACTTTTTGAGCTCATTCtg GCTGCAAACTATTTGGACATCAAAGGATTACTAGATGTCACCTGCAAAACAGTTGCAAATATGATTAAAGGAAAAACACCAGAAGAAATCAGGAAGACGttcaatattaaaaatgacttcacagaggaagaggaagctcAG GTACGCAAGGAGAACCAGTGgtgtgaagaaaaataa